One segment of Deltaproteobacteria bacterium DNA contains the following:
- a CDS encoding F0F1 ATP synthase subunit delta, translating into MTGNIVARRYAKALFTVARAQSEKTAIAQYGDDLAKLAGVLENAPELTRIFRNPIFGVEEKRGVIIKVLDKIAPCAMVRNFCLLLADKNRLAFLPEINASYSMLLDSAQGVLRGKLVTAVKLADNVQKNVVDKLQKESGRKVILDYDVDQDIIGGLMLKIGDRVLDASIRAQLQILKENIKRGE; encoded by the coding sequence TTGACTGGGAACATCGTAGCGAGACGGTACGCCAAGGCGTTGTTCACCGTTGCGCGGGCGCAGTCTGAAAAGACGGCCATCGCACAGTATGGTGACGACTTGGCGAAGCTGGCTGGGGTCCTGGAAAATGCGCCTGAACTCACGCGGATCTTCCGTAACCCGATTTTTGGGGTGGAAGAAAAGAGAGGGGTCATCATTAAGGTTCTGGACAAAATCGCGCCGTGCGCCATGGTTCGGAATTTTTGTCTGCTGTTGGCGGATAAGAACAGGCTGGCCTTTCTCCCCGAGATCAACGCATCGTACAGTATGCTTTTGGATTCAGCCCAAGGTGTTCTTCGGGGCAAGTTGGTGACGGCGGTCAAGTTGGCCGACAATGTCCAGAAGAATGTTGTTGATAAATTGCAGAAGGAGTCCGGTCGGAAGGTGATCCTTGATTACGACGTTGATCAGGACATCATTGGCGGGCTGATGCTTAAAATCGGGGACCGTGTCCTTGACGCGAGCATTCGGGCGCAGCTCCAGATTTTGAAAGAAAATATCAAAAGGGGTGAGTAG
- a CDS encoding F0F1 ATP synthase subunit B — protein sequence MKKFKTVGLVTAVLVFCAVAAFASGGEEGGHNKLLDLLYRFINFGIVGFLIYKLAGKRLADFLSGRTKQIETDLSDLDGRREDAERKLVEVEASIANLEAEKAKILTDAKAQGEAMKQAIVEKAETQAIQIKAQAEIAAAQEAKLAIDSIRAELAEKIVEAAEDLVKKQLKKKDHEDLVNEYLKKVVLN from the coding sequence TTGAAAAAGTTCAAGACTGTCGGATTGGTGACGGCAGTGCTGGTTTTCTGTGCCGTGGCGGCCTTTGCCAGTGGTGGGGAAGAAGGCGGGCACAATAAGCTGCTGGATCTTCTCTATCGATTCATCAATTTCGGCATCGTGGGATTTTTGATCTACAAGCTTGCCGGGAAACGTTTGGCGGACTTTCTGAGTGGCCGCACCAAGCAGATCGAGACGGATCTTTCCGATCTTGATGGGCGTCGGGAAGATGCCGAGCGCAAGCTTGTGGAAGTCGAGGCGAGCATCGCGAATCTCGAGGCCGAAAAAGCCAAGATTCTTACCGATGCCAAGGCCCAGGGCGAGGCCATGAAGCAGGCTATCGTGGAAAAGGCCGAAACGCAGGCGATTCAGATCAAGGCGCAGGCCGAAATCGCGGCCGCGCAGGAAGCCAAATTGGCTATTGACTCAATCCGGGCCGAATTAGCCGAAAAGATTGTCGAGGCCGCCGAGGATCTCGTCAAAAAGCAGCTCAAGAAGAAAGATCACGAAGATTTGGTCAACGAATATCTTAAAAAGGTGGTGCTCAATTGA